From a single Lytechinus variegatus isolate NC3 chromosome 9, Lvar_3.0, whole genome shotgun sequence genomic region:
- the LOC121421723 gene encoding uncharacterized protein LOC121421723 — MNRDLLNVDTSPPATQSQRSAVSPPGQTPAKPGAGTRSASQQPASHDKGDIKSPSGSSGIGTDMALLKAKPNKIVKKHKDKGDIKSLQGSSGLGTDMAPSSKAKPKKNKPSPSTSNSEFEERLTKLESLLTKALENQATRYQDSAPSEAESFYDDSNYGYDDQNSQFHAGQVHVTNVSDDYSQAPDFESGEGECDVGQGPSIPALAAKFAQPQEMGQAIDDNLAMSASYLLSNKLGEKALEESLGKYPPPTNCPLVDVPRVNGPIWDKLKQVTRQRDLQLQKIQRSLTRGLTAFLQSLDPGNISEAQQDCLALLSNANFELNCTRKRLIRPDMNMKFTPLCKSSQVGKFLFGDDLAKQVKDLSEQQKAAAGMMRGQLKDKQFKTHSYHPYARNKTSTRELGWAQSAQHDLWSGNPEGPFLGQPQWKRRKNKGQDQWQNPGSQSRMPSHSPFPPKQGAPWKKTK; from the coding sequence ATGAATCGTGATCTCTTGAATGTGGATACCAGCCCGCCGGCGACTCAGTCGCAGCGGAGTGCGGTTTCTCCACCGGGCCAGACGCCGGCGAAGCCGGGCGCAGGGACCCGTTCCGCGAGCCAGCAACCAGCTTCGCACGATAAAGGAGATATCAAATCTCCGTCGGGCTCTTCGGGCATAGGTACCGATATGGCACTATTGAAAGCCAAGCCCaataaaattgtcaagaaaCATAAAGACAAAGGAGATATTAAATCTCTGCAAGGCTCTTCGGGCTTAGGAACCGATATGGCACCATCATCAAAAGCCAAGCCAAAAAAGAATAAACCATCCCCCTCAACTTCAAACTCTGAGTTCGAGGAGAGACTTACTAAATTGGAATCGCTTTTGACTAAAGCACTTGAGAATCAGGCCACCCGTTATCAAGATAGTGCCCCTTCTGAGGCCGAGTCTTTTTACGATGATAGTAATTATGGCTATGATGATCAGAATTCTCAGTTTCACGCAGGTCAGGTCCATGTGACCAATGTCAGTGATGACTATTCACAAGCTCCAGATTTCGAGAGTGGGGAAGGTGAATGTGATGTGGGCCAAGGCCCAAGCATTCCGGCATTAGCCGCTAAGTTTGCCCAGCCCCAAGAGATGGGACAAGCAATTGATGATAATCTAGCGATGTCTGCATCGTATTTACTCTCCAACAAGTTGGGTGAAAAGGCTCTTGAGGAGTCTTTGGGAAAATACCCCCCACCCACCAATTGCCCCTTGGTCGATGTGCCAAGAGTTAATGGTCCCATTTGGGACAAACTAAAACAAGTAACTAGACAAAGAGACCTGCAACTACAAAAAATTCAACGTTCACTAACCAGAGGTttgacagcatttttgcaatcTTTAGACCCGGGGAATATTTCTGAAGCTCAACAAGATTGCCTCGCTTTGCTCAGCAATGCCAATTTTGAGCTAAATTGCACTAGGAAACGTCTTATCAGACCTGATATGAATATGAAGTTTACACCATTGTGCAAATCTTCCCAAGTGGGCAAGTTCTTGTTTGGAGATGATCTTGCTAAGCAAGTGAAAGACCTGAGTGAGCAACAAAAGGCAGCTGCAGGGATGATGAGAGGTCAATTAAAGGACAAGCAATTCAAGACTCACTCATATCACCCATATGCCAGGAATAAAACCAGTACCCGTGAATTGGGATGGGCGCAATCAGCCCAACATGATTTGTGGTCAGGCAACCCAGAGGGTCCTTTTTTAGGGCAGCCCCAGTGGAAAAGACGCAAGAACAAGGGTCAAGACCAGTGGCAGAACCCAGGCTCGCAGAGCAGAATGCCTTCCCACAGCCCCTTTCCCCCAAAGCAGGGTGCACCTtggaagaaaacaaagtaa